The following coding sequences lie in one Variovorax terrae genomic window:
- a CDS encoding Lrp/AsnC family transcriptional regulator codes for MSTISALDKLDKAILCRLQQNGRETYDVIGEQVGLSSSAVLRRVKRLEEAGVIDRYVALVNPEAVGLGLTAYLNVRLEKHTESHKRNPMDLFRASVQTWPEVVECAALTGDMDYLLRVVVQDMAHYSRFIMDTLLKHPSVEDCKTSFVLDRVKATTAVPV; via the coding sequence ATGAGCACCATTTCTGCACTCGACAAGCTGGATAAGGCCATTCTGTGCAGGCTGCAGCAGAACGGGCGCGAGACCTATGACGTCATCGGCGAACAGGTGGGCCTGTCGTCCAGCGCCGTGCTGCGCCGCGTCAAGCGGCTGGAAGAAGCGGGCGTGATCGACCGCTACGTGGCCCTGGTCAACCCCGAAGCCGTGGGGCTGGGGCTCACGGCCTACCTCAACGTGCGGCTGGAAAAGCACACCGAGAGCCACAAGCGCAACCCGATGGATCTGTTCCGCGCCAGCGTGCAGACCTGGCCCGAGGTGGTGGAATGCGCGGCGCTGACCGGCGACATGGACTACCTGCTGCGCGTGGTGGTGCAGGACATGGCGCACTACAGCCGCTTCATCATGGACACCCTGCTCAAGCACCCGAGCGTGGAGGATTGCAAGACCAGCTTCGTGCTGGACCGCGTCAAGGCCACCACGGCGGTGCCGGTGTAG
- a CDS encoding M4 family metallopeptidase has product MSSEEVPVYACVCFALPTRVMSKLAERTEGVHRERLIAHIEACKSMRGDRLQPQATALMCTPNRSRNRTLFDARNSTRLPGTRLRKEGEPPVADESANQAYDNTGIALDFFHEVFNRVSLDGQGMHVDSTVHYGRDFTNAMWTGRQMVFGDGHADHVIGFTHSLDITAHELTHGLTHLMVPGGLGVVRKAGKVELQGEAGALNESISDVFASMVKQWHARQSVREANWLVGEGILAPQYGAAIRSLKAPGDRRVTWFEDDQPRDMSGYIDGGDTHTNSGIPNHAFYLAADALGGYSWQTLGPVWYQALDMIDSRTGFRDFAYATLDGAAMIYGPKAREVQATEHAWKKVRVI; this is encoded by the coding sequence ATGTCCAGCGAAGAAGTGCCGGTTTATGCATGTGTCTGCTTTGCGTTGCCCACACGGGTGATGTCCAAACTGGCAGAGCGCACGGAGGGCGTGCACCGTGAACGCTTGATCGCGCACATCGAAGCATGCAAATCCATGCGAGGGGACCGCCTTCAGCCGCAAGCCACCGCTCTGATGTGCACCCCGAATCGCAGCCGGAACCGCACACTGTTTGACGCGCGCAACAGCACCCGGCTACCCGGGACACGCCTGCGCAAGGAGGGGGAGCCGCCCGTGGCCGATGAGTCGGCCAACCAGGCCTACGACAACACCGGCATTGCTCTGGATTTCTTTCATGAAGTTTTCAACCGTGTCTCCCTCGATGGCCAGGGCATGCATGTGGACTCGACGGTCCACTACGGCCGCGACTTCACCAATGCCATGTGGACCGGCCGCCAGATGGTCTTTGGCGATGGCCACGCGGACCACGTCATCGGCTTCACCCATTCGTTGGACATCACGGCCCATGAACTGACTCATGGGCTGACGCACCTCATGGTGCCCGGGGGGCTGGGCGTGGTGCGCAAGGCGGGCAAGGTTGAACTGCAGGGGGAAGCTGGCGCGCTCAACGAGTCGATTTCCGACGTGTTTGCCAGCATGGTCAAACAATGGCACGCCAGGCAGTCGGTGCGAGAGGCCAATTGGCTGGTGGGTGAAGGTATTCTTGCCCCTCAATACGGTGCCGCGATCCGTTCCCTGAAGGCGCCCGGCGACCGGCGGGTCACCTGGTTCGAAGACGACCAGCCCCGCGACATGTCGGGGTACATCGACGGCGGAGATACCCACACCAATTCAGGCATTCCCAATCACGCGTTCTATCTTGCGGCCGACGCGCTGGGCGGGTATTCCTGGCAAACGCTGGGGCCGGTCTGGTATCAAGCCCTGGACATGATCGATTCGCGGACAGGTTTTCGTGACTTTGCCTACGCAACCCTCGACGGCGCGGCCATGATCTATGGTCCGAAAGCGCGCGAGGTGCAGGCGACAGAGCACGCCTGGAAAAAAGTACGCGTGATTTGA
- a CDS encoding lipase secretion chaperone, whose product MNRAGTCTAAAGVALVAAALWWAMRAADPAALTAGAGLGGAPAAAGLATGGAHRPVDAAMAPRPGRSAADDPLLSPTLRQVFEEMLLEAGEAGDPATLKQRLTALVPGRFPPGLVTRATALIERYVDYRVALGGLAPPADPQDPRALRTLLEARQRVRERHFSPEEYDALFAQEAPLDRYTLARLEIERNAGLTPAQKQAALREAEGELGEAERAARSAAVAHVAVAAQTAAFEAQGTSDSERYAQRRAQYGDDAARQLARLDQEEHDWQARLASYAGAQAAQGSSPEQLQQLRQQLFTPQEQLRVDAALAARRLASPGGSPAR is encoded by the coding sequence GTGAACCGCGCCGGCACATGCACGGCCGCCGCCGGGGTCGCGCTGGTCGCGGCCGCGCTGTGGTGGGCCATGCGGGCCGCCGACCCGGCCGCGCTCACGGCCGGTGCGGGCCTTGGCGGCGCGCCGGCGGCCGCAGGCCTGGCCACGGGCGGGGCGCACCGGCCGGTGGACGCCGCCATGGCCCCGCGCCCCGGCAGGAGCGCCGCCGACGACCCGCTGCTGAGCCCCACGCTGCGCCAGGTCTTCGAGGAGATGCTGCTCGAAGCGGGCGAGGCGGGCGATCCGGCCACCCTGAAGCAACGGTTGACTGCCTTGGTGCCGGGCCGCTTCCCGCCCGGACTCGTGACCCGCGCCACGGCGCTGATCGAGCGCTATGTCGATTACCGCGTGGCCCTGGGCGGGCTGGCGCCGCCCGCCGACCCGCAGGACCCGCGCGCGCTGCGCACCCTGCTGGAGGCACGCCAGCGGGTGCGCGAACGCCATTTCAGCCCCGAGGAATACGACGCGCTGTTCGCACAGGAAGCGCCGTTGGACCGCTACACCCTGGCCCGCCTCGAAATCGAACGCAACGCCGGGCTGACCCCCGCCCAGAAGCAGGCGGCCCTGCGCGAGGCCGAAGGCGAACTCGGCGAAGCGGAGCGTGCCGCACGGAGCGCTGCCGTGGCCCATGTGGCGGTGGCGGCCCAGACGGCGGCCTTCGAGGCCCAGGGCACGAGCGACAGCGAGCGCTATGCCCAGCGGCGCGCCCAGTACGGCGACGACGCGGCCCGGCAATTGGCCCGGCTCGACCAGGAAGAACACGACTGGCAAGCCCGGCTCGCCAGCTATGCCGGCGCCCAGGCAGCGCAGGGCAGCAGCCCGGAGCAATTGCAGCAGTTGCGCCAGCAGCTGTTCACCCCGCAGGAGCAGCTCCGCGTCGATGCGGCCCTGGCCGCGCGCCGGCTGGCCAGCCCCGGCGGCTCGCCCGCTCGCTGA
- the hppD gene encoding 4-hydroxyphenylpyruvate dioxygenase translates to MNAPLPPQATSTAAWDNPMGTDGFEFIEYAAPDPKAMGQVFERMGFKPVARHRHKNVTLYRQGTINFIINAEPDSFAQRFARQHGPSVCAIAFRVQDAKSAYERAVSLGAWGYAGTAGPGELNIPAIKGIGDSLIYLVDRWRGKNGAQPGDIGNIGFFDVDFEALPGVSAEEALNPVGHGLTYIDHLTHNVHRGRMNEWAEFYERLFNFREIKYFDIEGQVTGVKSKAMTSPCGKIRIPINEEGKEKAGQIQEYLDLYHGEGIQHIAMGSDDLYQTVDRLRAGGVKLLDTIDTYYELIDKRIPGHGESVEALHQRKILLDGVAGKLLLQIFSENQLGPIFFEFIQRKGDDGFGNGNFKALFESIELDQMRRGVLSAAQ, encoded by the coding sequence ATGAATGCCCCGCTGCCGCCCCAAGCCACCTCCACCGCCGCCTGGGACAACCCCATGGGCACCGACGGCTTCGAGTTCATCGAATACGCCGCGCCGGACCCCAAGGCCATGGGCCAGGTGTTCGAACGCATGGGCTTCAAGCCCGTGGCCCGGCACCGCCACAAGAACGTGACGCTGTACCGCCAGGGCACCATCAACTTCATCATCAACGCCGAGCCCGACTCGTTTGCCCAGCGCTTCGCGCGCCAACACGGCCCCAGCGTCTGCGCCATTGCCTTTCGCGTGCAGGACGCCAAGTCTGCCTACGAGCGCGCGGTGTCGCTGGGCGCCTGGGGCTATGCCGGCACAGCCGGCCCGGGCGAACTGAACATCCCGGCCATCAAGGGCATCGGCGACAGCCTGATCTACCTGGTGGACCGCTGGCGCGGCAAGAACGGCGCCCAGCCCGGCGACATCGGCAACATCGGCTTCTTCGACGTGGACTTCGAGGCCCTGCCCGGCGTGAGTGCAGAAGAGGCGCTCAACCCCGTGGGCCACGGCCTGACCTATATCGACCACCTCACGCACAACGTGCACCGCGGCCGCATGAACGAATGGGCCGAGTTCTACGAGCGCCTGTTCAACTTCCGCGAGATCAAGTACTTCGACATCGAGGGCCAGGTGACGGGCGTCAAGAGCAAGGCCATGACCAGCCCCTGCGGCAAGATCCGCATCCCGATCAACGAAGAGGGCAAGGAGAAGGCCGGCCAGATCCAGGAATACCTGGACCTGTACCACGGCGAGGGCATCCAGCACATCGCCATGGGCTCGGACGACCTGTACCAGACCGTGGACCGGCTGCGCGCCGGCGGCGTCAAGCTGCTGGACACCATCGACACCTACTACGAGCTGATCGACAAGCGCATTCCCGGCCATGGCGAAAGCGTGGAAGCCCTGCACCAGCGCAAGATCCTGCTCGACGGCGTGGCCGGCAAGCTGCTGCTGCAGATCTTCAGCGAGAACCAGCTCGGGCCGATCTTCTTCGAGTTCATCCAGCGCAAGGGCGACGACGGCTTCGGCAACGGCAACTTCAAGGCCTTGTTCGAGAGCATCGAGCTCGACCAGATGCGCCGCGGCGTGCTGTCTGCCGCACAATGA
- a CDS encoding class I SAM-dependent methyltransferase — MYTTVDLLPSQKGLDALYVDIENYYSERVRTYGATPLGVDWTCVPTQQLRFVQLLKLCSFRRTAFSLNDLGCGYGALKHFLSDRYPRSRIDYLGVDISPLMIEEARRLWKAHDNTKFVIADTSPRVADYSVASGIFNVRLYQPLDLWMQFIEQTLTNLHATSRLGFAVNFLTQLPSGITARPELYRSLPETWALYCTQKFNSRVKILENYGLREFSLLVKPRL, encoded by the coding sequence TTGTACACAACGGTAGATCTCTTGCCTTCTCAAAAGGGGCTTGATGCACTGTACGTAGATATAGAGAATTACTACAGTGAAAGAGTAAGGACATATGGTGCCACCCCCCTCGGGGTCGATTGGACCTGTGTCCCTACTCAACAGCTACGCTTTGTTCAGCTACTGAAGCTTTGCAGTTTTCGCCGCACCGCCTTTTCACTCAATGATCTAGGATGCGGCTACGGTGCTTTGAAGCATTTTCTCTCTGATCGCTACCCTAGATCTCGAATAGACTATTTAGGAGTGGATATCTCTCCACTCATGATTGAAGAAGCCCGGCGACTGTGGAAGGCCCATGACAATACAAAATTTGTTATTGCCGACACAAGCCCACGGGTTGCGGATTACTCGGTTGCGAGCGGCATCTTCAATGTCAGGCTTTACCAACCTCTTGACTTGTGGATGCAATTTATTGAGCAAACCCTCACCAACCTGCATGCAACCAGCCGCCTAGGGTTTGCAGTCAACTTTCTCACCCAGCTTCCCTCTGGCATTACGGCCCGTCCAGAGCTATACCGATCCTTACCTGAGACTTGGGCACTCTATTGCACGCAGAAATTTAACTCACGTGTCAAAATTCTAGAAAATTACGGCCTGCGCGAATTCAGCCTACTGGTCAAGCCTCGGCTGTGA
- a CDS encoding transporter substrate-binding domain-containing protein encodes MAALATGLSLGALAQSPAPASVLDTAQKAGVLRICTPGDYKPFSFQKPDASFEGIDVDLMASLTASLGVKPQWIKTSWSNLMPDLTAGKCDLSVGGISVTTERQKRAFFSTAYMVNGKTPIARCADVAKYQTVADIDKPGVKVIFNPGGSNERFARANFKQAQLTLHPENLTIFDEVLAGRADVFVTESAEAITQQKLKPGLCAINPDKPLQYGEMAYLLPRDDMAFKAYVDQWLHLAKASGEYQRVVDGWLK; translated from the coding sequence ATGGCCGCGCTGGCCACCGGCCTGTCGCTGGGCGCCCTGGCGCAGAGCCCGGCGCCGGCCTCGGTGCTGGACACCGCCCAGAAAGCCGGCGTGCTGCGCATCTGCACGCCCGGCGACTACAAGCCGTTCAGCTTCCAGAAGCCGGATGCGAGCTTCGAGGGCATCGACGTGGACCTGATGGCCTCGCTCACGGCCAGCCTGGGCGTGAAGCCGCAGTGGATCAAGACGAGCTGGAGCAATCTGATGCCCGACCTGACGGCCGGCAAGTGCGACCTCTCGGTGGGCGGCATCTCGGTCACCACCGAGCGCCAGAAGCGGGCCTTCTTCAGCACCGCCTACATGGTCAACGGCAAGACGCCGATCGCGCGCTGCGCCGACGTGGCCAAGTACCAGACCGTGGCCGACATCGACAAGCCCGGTGTGAAAGTGATCTTCAACCCCGGCGGCAGCAACGAGCGCTTCGCCCGCGCCAACTTCAAGCAGGCGCAGCTCACCTTGCACCCCGAGAACCTCACCATCTTCGACGAGGTGCTGGCCGGCCGCGCCGACGTGTTCGTGACCGAATCGGCCGAGGCCATCACCCAGCAGAAACTCAAGCCCGGCCTGTGCGCGATCAACCCCGACAAGCCGCTGCAGTACGGCGAGATGGCCTACCTGCTGCCGCGCGACGACATGGCCTTCAAGGCCTACGTGGACCAGTGGCTGCACCTGGCCAAGGCCAGCGGCGAGTACCAGCGCGTCGTTGACGGCTGGTTGAAGTAA
- a CDS encoding AAA family ATPase, with translation MQCASCNTENPASNRFCENCGTRFALICHHCGRENSPAARFCGDCGTGLTSVTVQGGLVKGMLPADAGLFSPVDEPVRTPPAWGELKIATVLFADIVSSTEQIADLGPEEAMERLQPAVQQMCDAVERFGGTVVRTLGDGLMALFGVPRALEGHARLACEAALRIQAIFLNDAQNLNVRVGIHTGQVASNPAVGDSARGSGVHGLTIHLASRVMASADPGCICLTDVCQVQVCEHYEVQSLGMHSLKGITGQTALYTLLGGKTEAGSARQSVRTPFRGRDREMGLLQLALHRARHGNAPVIGVSGEPGTGKSRICYEFAQWCQGRGVVVHEVRAQLYGHATPLQPVLELLRNCFFYIVHGDNAVVAREKIAQRLALPSAQDVAPLTDIDHALLSDFLGVADPDVTPPPINPRARHGRLLTIVRYLVRQPSNGATLLLLEDLHWLDEASMDFVSTLVDAVVGTRMLLVLNYRPTFGATWQQATHFQKIELTELSSEDTSKIVRELISHRRELLDICELIARRSGGNPFFAEELVRSLAESGVLSGEPGASGSGIDSIERTLPSNVQSVVGARIDRLSESDKTLLQMCAIIGKEIPLVVLEQVAGSAIDDVARGLDQLCAAELMQPQPDEDGLRFAFRHPLIQEVAYSTQLKSRRTALHATVAEAMEDYYRHRGNEFAALVAHHYESAGQFAKAATSVARAAQWVGSTNPAQAIKHWRNVRSLLQGLPHSNEADSLRALAGGQIANLGWREGLTLQEAQPYIKEAMELAQKVDSRLTQLLLVVEARMLQASGGPADGYIEHIQKAIALLQPGSDLGREATLNAALSQAYGWAGLLKQALAANDAALEGMKHIDKFDLEFIGFSVEQWVLGMRGRLLARLGKFDEAQGCLQKMLDIGQSSSDPVLLQIAHYGYVDLAWCRNDRHLAKTHASYVVEIAEKQSSPYPRVFALSCRAYAASIAGDHQEAVHVLAEALSLVRQARVAMEFETEILANLAENHFYAGNIEQSLSVAKEAIELSRQRCTRLPECRALITCGATLIEKYGLSRSVEAESLFDHAAKLIEDTGASIYEAPLITARLRLQKPVAELS, from the coding sequence ATGCAATGCGCATCCTGCAATACCGAGAACCCTGCCAGTAATCGCTTTTGCGAGAACTGCGGGACGCGGTTTGCCCTGATCTGCCATCATTGCGGACGCGAAAATAGTCCTGCGGCGCGCTTTTGTGGTGACTGCGGCACCGGGCTCACCAGCGTGACGGTGCAGGGAGGGTTAGTCAAAGGAATGCTGCCAGCAGATGCTGGCTTGTTTTCTCCAGTTGACGAGCCCGTGCGCACGCCACCTGCCTGGGGTGAACTCAAGATTGCGACAGTTCTTTTTGCCGACATCGTCAGTTCCACGGAGCAGATTGCCGATTTGGGGCCAGAAGAAGCCATGGAGCGGCTGCAGCCTGCCGTACAGCAGATGTGCGATGCAGTGGAGCGCTTTGGCGGCACGGTGGTACGTACGCTGGGCGATGGCCTTATGGCCTTGTTTGGCGTTCCCCGGGCATTGGAGGGCCACGCGCGCCTAGCTTGCGAGGCGGCCTTGCGCATACAAGCCATTTTCTTGAATGACGCGCAGAACTTGAACGTGCGCGTTGGTATACACACGGGCCAAGTCGCTTCCAACCCAGCGGTTGGGGACAGTGCCCGCGGCTCTGGCGTGCATGGATTGACAATCCATTTGGCCAGCAGAGTTATGGCTAGCGCTGATCCTGGGTGCATCTGTCTGACCGACGTCTGCCAAGTTCAGGTGTGCGAGCACTATGAGGTGCAGTCACTTGGGATGCACTCGCTGAAAGGTATCACCGGGCAGACCGCGCTCTATACGCTGTTGGGCGGTAAGACGGAAGCCGGCTCCGCGAGGCAGAGTGTGCGCACGCCGTTTCGTGGGCGCGACCGCGAAATGGGCTTGTTGCAATTGGCCCTGCATCGGGCTCGCCATGGCAATGCGCCCGTGATTGGCGTGTCGGGCGAGCCGGGTACAGGCAAAAGCCGCATTTGCTACGAGTTTGCGCAGTGGTGCCAAGGTCGTGGGGTGGTGGTGCACGAAGTGCGCGCACAGTTATATGGCCATGCCACGCCGTTGCAGCCAGTGTTGGAGTTGCTGCGCAATTGCTTCTTCTACATTGTCCACGGCGACAATGCCGTCGTCGCACGCGAAAAGATCGCGCAGCGCCTAGCGCTGCCCAGCGCGCAGGACGTAGCGCCGTTGACCGACATTGATCACGCCTTGCTGTCTGATTTTCTTGGTGTGGCTGATCCGGACGTAACTCCGCCGCCGATTAATCCGAGAGCCCGCCATGGTCGGCTGCTGACTATCGTGCGTTATCTCGTAAGGCAGCCGAGCAATGGGGCTACCTTGCTGTTGCTGGAAGACTTGCACTGGCTTGATGAGGCCAGTATGGATTTTGTCAGTACGTTGGTAGATGCGGTTGTCGGGACTCGCATGCTGTTGGTGCTCAACTACAGGCCTACTTTTGGCGCCACTTGGCAGCAGGCTACGCATTTTCAGAAGATTGAGCTGACCGAACTAAGCAGCGAAGATACCAGCAAGATCGTGCGCGAGTTGATCAGCCATCGGCGTGAGTTGTTGGATATCTGCGAACTTATTGCTCGGCGTAGTGGTGGCAATCCCTTTTTTGCAGAGGAGTTGGTGCGTTCTCTGGCCGAGAGCGGGGTGCTTTCTGGTGAGCCTGGGGCCTCAGGTAGCGGCATCGACTCTATAGAACGAACGCTGCCATCCAATGTTCAATCGGTTGTAGGGGCGCGTATTGATCGGCTAAGCGAATCAGACAAGACGTTATTGCAGATGTGCGCCATCATTGGCAAGGAAATACCACTGGTAGTACTGGAGCAAGTAGCTGGTTCGGCAATTGATGACGTGGCGCGTGGACTGGACCAACTATGTGCTGCTGAGTTGATGCAGCCTCAGCCTGATGAGGATGGGCTACGCTTTGCATTTCGTCATCCTTTGATTCAAGAAGTCGCATACAGCACTCAGCTTAAATCTCGTCGCACGGCGCTGCATGCCACTGTTGCCGAGGCAATGGAAGACTATTACCGTCATCGTGGCAATGAGTTTGCTGCTTTGGTGGCGCACCATTACGAGTCAGCAGGCCAGTTTGCCAAGGCTGCGACTTCCGTGGCACGTGCTGCTCAATGGGTGGGCTCCACCAATCCAGCGCAAGCTATCAAGCATTGGCGCAACGTTCGATCTCTATTGCAGGGCCTCCCGCACTCCAACGAAGCAGATAGTCTTCGTGCATTGGCGGGAGGGCAGATCGCCAATTTAGGGTGGCGTGAAGGGCTGACGCTGCAAGAAGCCCAACCCTATATTAAAGAAGCCATGGAGCTTGCTCAGAAAGTAGATAGCCGGTTGACTCAGCTTTTGTTGGTTGTCGAGGCGCGGATGCTTCAGGCGAGTGGGGGGCCAGCCGATGGCTATATTGAGCATATTCAGAAGGCAATTGCTTTGCTGCAGCCTGGGTCTGATCTGGGTCGAGAAGCTACGTTAAATGCTGCATTGAGCCAAGCATATGGCTGGGCCGGATTGTTGAAGCAAGCCCTAGCTGCAAATGATGCCGCCCTTGAAGGTATGAAGCATATTGATAAATTCGACTTGGAATTTATAGGCTTCAGTGTAGAGCAGTGGGTGTTGGGTATGCGCGGGCGGCTCCTGGCTCGTCTTGGGAAATTCGATGAAGCACAAGGCTGCTTGCAGAAAATGTTGGATATTGGCCAATCCTCCAGTGATCCGGTACTTCTGCAGATCGCACACTATGGTTATGTGGATTTAGCATGGTGTCGCAATGACCGTCATCTGGCAAAGACGCACGCTTCTTATGTCGTCGAAATCGCTGAAAAGCAATCGAGTCCTTACCCGAGGGTTTTTGCTTTGAGCTGCCGAGCCTATGCTGCGAGCATTGCCGGCGATCACCAAGAGGCTGTACATGTTCTGGCAGAAGCTCTGTCATTGGTGAGGCAGGCACGTGTCGCAATGGAGTTTGAAACTGAGATTCTGGCAAATCTCGCAGAGAATCATTTTTATGCTGGCAACATTGAGCAATCGCTGTCAGTAGCGAAAGAGGCGATTGAACTCTCAAGGCAGCGATGTACCCGACTGCCAGAATGTCGTGCATTGATTACTTGCGGTGCTACGCTGATTGAGAAATACGGACTATCTCGCTCCGTAGAGGCTGAATCACTATTTGACCATGCTGCGAAGCTTATTGAAGATACAGGTGCAAGTATCTATGAGGCGCCCTTGATAACTGCCCGATTGCGACTGCAAAAGCCTGTTGCAGAACTCTCTTGA
- the phhA gene encoding phenylalanine 4-monooxygenase produces MNPSPQPSPAKAAAPAAEPVVYGQSDRPPRGDYSRAAADYTCPQNYAAYTAADHDTYRRLYERQAALLPGLASDEFIAALPSLGVKDHIPRFEEINERLYRATRWEIVAVPGLIPEVPFFTLLANRKFPVTDWLRTPEEFDYIVEPDVFHDLFGHVPLLFNPVFADYVQRYGQGGLKAHALGACELLSRLYWYTIEFGLIRQSDGLRAYGAGILSSAGELQYAVRSEEPHRIPLALERTMRTRYKIDTYQQTYFVIDSFQQLFDMTAPDFAPVYERVKGLPELAADALLSNDERQRWATKPT; encoded by the coding sequence ATGAATCCGTCGCCGCAACCAAGCCCCGCCAAGGCTGCCGCACCGGCGGCGGAACCCGTGGTCTATGGCCAGTCGGACCGGCCGCCGCGCGGCGACTACTCGCGTGCCGCCGCCGACTACACCTGCCCGCAGAACTACGCGGCCTACACCGCCGCCGACCACGACACCTACCGCCGCCTGTACGAGCGCCAGGCGGCGCTGCTGCCCGGCCTGGCCAGCGACGAGTTCATCGCCGCGCTGCCCAGCCTGGGCGTGAAGGACCACATCCCGCGCTTCGAGGAAATCAACGAGCGGCTGTACCGGGCCACGCGCTGGGAAATCGTCGCCGTGCCGGGGCTCATTCCCGAGGTGCCCTTCTTCACCCTGCTGGCCAACCGCAAGTTCCCGGTGACCGACTGGCTGCGCACGCCCGAAGAGTTTGACTACATCGTCGAGCCCGACGTGTTCCACGACCTGTTCGGCCACGTGCCGCTACTGTTCAACCCGGTATTTGCCGACTACGTGCAGCGCTACGGCCAGGGCGGCCTGAAGGCGCACGCCCTGGGCGCCTGCGAACTGCTGAGCCGGCTGTACTGGTACACCATCGAATTCGGCCTGATCCGCCAGAGCGACGGCCTGCGCGCCTACGGCGCCGGCATCCTGAGCTCGGCCGGCGAACTGCAATACGCCGTGAGAAGCGAAGAACCCCACAGAATCCCGCTCGCCCTCGAGCGCACCATGCGCACGCGCTACAAGATCGACACCTATCAGCAGACCTACTTCGTCATCGACAGCTTCCAGCAGCTGTTCGACATGACGGCGCCGGACTTTGCGCCGGTGTATGAGAGGGTGAAGGGGTTGCCGGAGTTGGCGGCGGATGCTTTGCTTTCCAATGATGAACGGCAACGCTGGGCAACAAAACCGACCTAG
- a CDS encoding lipase family alpha/beta hydrolase: MPGFPGHTALGRLLRRLALLIACSALLWGAPAQAQSGYTQTRYPIVLVHGLFGFDSLFGVDYFYGIPGALRQDGARVFVAQVSAANSTEVRGEQLLAQVKNILAITGAAKVNLVGHSHGGPTIRYVAGVAPQLVASATSIGGVNRGSRVADLLRGTLPPGTLAESVANGAINAFVALINLGSGGSGLPQMPTAALNSLTTAGVADFNRRFPQGVPTSGCGSGAELVNGVRYYSWTGTLPVTNVLDPSDGPLGLLSLVFGEANDGLVSACSSRLGTNLGEYRQNHLDEVNQMLGLRDWFSVDPVTLYRQHANRLKLLGL; this comes from the coding sequence ATGCCTGGATTCCCCGGCCACACCGCCCTTGGCCGCCTGCTGCGCCGCCTGGCCCTTCTGATCGCCTGCTCCGCGCTGCTCTGGGGCGCGCCAGCCCAGGCGCAAAGCGGCTACACCCAGACGCGCTACCCGATCGTGCTGGTGCACGGCCTGTTCGGCTTCGACTCGCTGTTCGGGGTCGACTACTTCTACGGCATCCCCGGCGCGCTGCGCCAGGACGGCGCTCGCGTGTTCGTGGCCCAGGTGTCGGCCGCCAACAGCACCGAGGTGCGCGGCGAGCAACTGCTGGCCCAGGTCAAGAACATCCTGGCCATCACCGGCGCGGCCAAGGTCAACCTGGTCGGCCATTCGCACGGCGGGCCCACCATCCGCTACGTGGCCGGGGTGGCGCCGCAGCTGGTGGCCTCGGCCACCTCGATCGGCGGCGTGAACCGGGGCTCGCGCGTGGCCGACCTGCTGCGCGGCACCCTGCCGCCCGGCACGCTGGCCGAGAGCGTGGCCAATGGCGCGATCAACGCGTTCGTGGCGCTGATCAACCTCGGCTCCGGCGGCTCGGGGCTGCCGCAGATGCCCACGGCCGCGCTGAACTCGCTGACCACGGCCGGCGTGGCCGACTTCAACCGCCGCTTCCCGCAGGGCGTGCCCACCAGCGGCTGCGGCAGCGGCGCGGAGCTGGTCAACGGCGTGCGCTACTACTCGTGGACGGGCACCCTGCCGGTCACCAACGTGCTGGACCCGAGCGACGGCCCGCTCGGCCTGCTGAGCCTGGTGTTCGGCGAAGCCAACGACGGCCTGGTGTCGGCCTGCTCCTCGCGCCTGGGCACCAACCTGGGCGAGTACCGGCAGAACCACCTCGACGAGGTGAACCAGATGCTGGGCCTGCGCGACTGGTTCTCGGTCGACCCGGTCACGCTGTACCGCCAGCACGCCAACCGCCTCAAGCTGCTGGGCCTGTGA